One Burkholderia thailandensis E264 genomic window carries:
- the cyoA gene encoding ubiquinol oxidase subunit II, translated as MNRKAFKGLSWFGAIGALASLSGCGLDVLDPKGAIGAAEKSLIATSTWAMLIVVVPVIFLTLLFAWRYRASNRNATYAPKWAHSTAIEIVIWTVPSLIILFLGILTWKTTHALDPYRPIESSVKPIDVEVVALDWKWLFVYPELGIASVNQLAVPVGTPINFRITSDSVMNSFFIPQLGTQVYAMAGMQTRLHLIADEPGDFAGISANYSGRGFSDMKFRTLATSRDAFDAWVAKVRASADRLDMTAYSQLAQPSEKQPVRYYSTVDSRLFHNIIAKYNNGHVLDLTDAACRTKR; from the coding sequence ATGAATAGAAAGGCTTTCAAAGGCTTGTCGTGGTTCGGGGCGATCGGTGCGCTCGCCTCGCTGTCCGGCTGCGGGCTCGACGTGCTCGATCCGAAAGGCGCGATCGGCGCCGCGGAGAAGTCGCTGATCGCGACGTCGACGTGGGCGATGCTGATCGTCGTCGTGCCGGTGATTTTCCTCACGCTGCTGTTCGCGTGGCGCTACCGCGCATCGAACCGCAATGCGACCTATGCGCCGAAGTGGGCGCACTCCACCGCGATCGAGATCGTGATCTGGACGGTGCCGTCGCTGATCATTCTGTTCCTCGGCATCCTCACGTGGAAGACGACCCACGCGCTCGATCCGTACCGGCCGATCGAATCGTCGGTGAAGCCGATCGACGTCGAGGTCGTCGCGCTCGACTGGAAGTGGCTGTTCGTCTATCCCGAGCTCGGCATTGCTTCGGTCAACCAACTGGCGGTGCCCGTCGGCACGCCGATCAATTTCCGGATCACGTCCGATTCGGTGATGAACTCGTTCTTCATTCCGCAGCTCGGCACGCAGGTCTACGCGATGGCCGGCATGCAGACGCGGCTGCACCTGATCGCGGACGAGCCGGGCGACTTCGCCGGCATCTCGGCGAACTACAGCGGCCGCGGCTTCTCGGACATGAAGTTCCGCACGCTCGCGACGTCGCGCGACGCCTTCGACGCGTGGGTCGCGAAAGTGCGCGCGTCGGCCGACCGGCTCGACATGACCGCGTACAGCCAGCTCGCGCAGCCGAGCGAGAAGCAGCCGGTGCGCTACTACTCGACGGTCGACTCGCGGCTCTTTCACAACATCATCGCGAAGTACAACAACGGTCACGTCCTCGATCTGACGGACGCCGCCTGTCGGACGAAGAGGTAA
- the cyoB gene encoding cytochrome o ubiquinol oxidase subunit I: protein MFGKLTLSAIPFDQPIIMGAGAFMTLVVLGILGALTYTKRWKWLWCEWLTTVDHKKLGVMYIIVALIMLLRGFADAIMMRLQLALAYNGPGYLPPHHYDQIFTAHGVIMIFFMAMTFMIGLMNIIVPLQIGARDVAFPFINSLSFWMTAVSAILINISLVVGEFAQTGWLAYPPLSELQFSPGVGVDYYLWALQISGVGTLLTGVNFFATILRMRAPGMTLMKMPVFTWTALCTNVLIMASFPILTVTLALLGLDRYLGMHFFTNDAGGNAMLYLNLIWAWGHPEVYILILPAFGIFSEVVATYAKKPLFGYKTMVYASCAIMVLSFLVWLHHFFTMGSGANVNAFFGIMTMVIAIPTGVKVFNWLFTIYRGRLEFSPPILWTIGFMVTFTLGGMTGVMMAIPGADFVLHNSLFLIAHFHNVIIGGVLFGYLAGFNYWFPKVFGFKLNEKLGKAAFWFWQVGFYVAFVPLYVLGFMGMTRRLNHYDNPAWHPWLIVAACGAVLIAIGIACQLLQLVVSLRDRKLPGNRDLTGDPWGGRTLEWATSSPPPAYNFATIPTVHALDEFAYRKERGLGTGKHAEYRDIHMPSNTSAGLFVGVFSLVLGFAAVWHIWWLAIAGLAGIVVTVIAYSASENDGYYIPADTVRKIEEKRGGARFAARPAEVELEAN, encoded by the coding sequence ATGTTCGGTAAATTGACGCTTTCGGCGATCCCGTTCGATCAGCCGATCATCATGGGCGCGGGCGCGTTCATGACGCTCGTCGTGCTCGGCATTCTGGGCGCGCTGACCTACACGAAGCGCTGGAAATGGCTGTGGTGCGAATGGCTCACGACCGTCGACCACAAGAAGCTCGGCGTGATGTACATCATCGTCGCGCTGATCATGCTGCTGCGCGGCTTCGCCGACGCGATCATGATGCGCCTGCAGCTCGCGCTCGCGTACAACGGCCCCGGCTATCTGCCGCCTCACCACTACGATCAGATCTTCACCGCGCACGGCGTCATCATGATCTTTTTCATGGCGATGACGTTCATGATCGGCCTGATGAACATCATCGTGCCGCTGCAGATCGGCGCGCGCGATGTCGCATTTCCGTTCATCAATTCGCTGAGCTTCTGGATGACGGCGGTCTCGGCGATCCTGATCAACATCTCGCTCGTCGTCGGCGAGTTCGCGCAGACGGGCTGGCTCGCATATCCGCCGCTGTCGGAACTGCAGTTCAGTCCTGGCGTGGGCGTCGATTATTACCTGTGGGCGCTGCAGATATCCGGCGTCGGCACGCTGCTCACGGGCGTGAACTTCTTCGCGACGATCCTGAGGATGCGCGCGCCCGGCATGACGCTGATGAAGATGCCCGTGTTCACGTGGACCGCGCTCTGCACGAACGTCCTCATCATGGCGTCGTTCCCGATCCTCACGGTCACGCTCGCGCTGCTCGGCCTCGACCGCTATCTCGGCATGCACTTCTTCACGAACGACGCCGGCGGCAACGCGATGCTGTATCTGAACCTGATCTGGGCGTGGGGCCATCCGGAGGTCTACATCCTGATCCTGCCCGCGTTCGGGATCTTCTCGGAAGTGGTCGCGACCTACGCGAAGAAGCCGCTGTTCGGCTACAAGACGATGGTCTATGCGAGCTGCGCGATCATGGTCCTGTCGTTCCTCGTGTGGCTGCACCACTTCTTCACGATGGGTTCCGGCGCGAACGTGAACGCGTTCTTCGGGATCATGACGATGGTGATCGCGATCCCGACCGGCGTGAAAGTGTTCAACTGGCTGTTCACGATCTACCGCGGCCGGCTCGAATTCTCGCCGCCGATCCTCTGGACGATCGGCTTCATGGTGACGTTCACGCTCGGCGGGATGACGGGCGTGATGATGGCGATTCCCGGCGCGGACTTCGTGCTGCACAACAGCCTGTTCCTGATCGCGCACTTCCACAACGTGATCATCGGCGGCGTGCTGTTCGGCTATCTCGCGGGCTTCAACTACTGGTTCCCGAAGGTGTTCGGCTTCAAGCTGAACGAGAAGCTCGGCAAGGCCGCGTTCTGGTTCTGGCAGGTCGGCTTCTATGTCGCGTTCGTGCCGCTGTACGTGCTTGGCTTCATGGGGATGACGCGCCGCCTGAATCATTACGACAACCCCGCGTGGCATCCGTGGCTCATCGTCGCCGCGTGCGGCGCGGTGCTGATCGCGATCGGCATTGCGTGCCAGTTGCTGCAGCTCGTCGTCAGCCTGCGCGATCGGAAGCTGCCCGGAAACCGGGACCTGACGGGCGACCCGTGGGGCGGCCGCACGCTCGAATGGGCGACCTCGTCGCCGCCGCCCGCGTACAACTTCGCGACGATCCCGACCGTGCACGCGCTCGACGAGTTCGCGTACCGCAAGGAGCGCGGCCTCGGCACCGGCAAGCACGCGGAGTATCGCGACATTCACATGCCGTCCAACACGAGCGCGGGCCTCTTCGTCGGCGTGTTCAGCCTCGTGCTCGGCTTCGCGGCGGTCTGGCACATCTGGTGGCTCGCGATCGCGGGGCTCGCCGGCATCGTCGTGACGGTGATCGCGTATAGCGCGAGCGAGAACGATGGCTATTACATCCCGGCCGACACCGTGCGCAAGATCGAGGAAAAACGCGGCGGCGCGCGCTTCGCCGCGCGGCCGGCGGAAGTCGAACTGGAGGCAAACTGA
- the cyoC gene encoding cytochrome o ubiquinol oxidase subunit III produces MSYQSVSAARHQAQAAHDHPPSHSVFGFWLYLMTDCVIFAALFAVFAVMAHQFAGGPTAVDLFDIPGVALETALLLVSSITYGFAMIGAQRGRRGALFGWLAVTFALGAAFLGLELREFSHMIAEGAGPQRSAFLSSFFTLVGTHGLHVAIGLLWMAVLAFQAMRRPTLTERDIRRLTCLSLFWHFLDIVWICVFSFVYLASVI; encoded by the coding sequence ATGTCGTATCAATCCGTGAGCGCCGCTCGTCATCAGGCTCAGGCCGCGCACGATCATCCGCCGTCGCACTCGGTGTTCGGCTTCTGGCTGTACCTGATGACCGACTGCGTGATCTTCGCCGCGCTGTTCGCCGTGTTCGCGGTGATGGCGCATCAATTCGCGGGCGGCCCGACCGCGGTCGACCTGTTCGACATTCCGGGCGTCGCGCTGGAGACCGCGCTGCTGCTCGTGAGCAGCATCACGTACGGCTTCGCGATGATCGGCGCGCAACGCGGCCGTCGCGGCGCGCTGTTCGGCTGGCTCGCGGTGACGTTCGCGCTCGGCGCGGCGTTCCTCGGCCTCGAACTGCGCGAGTTCTCGCACATGATCGCCGAGGGCGCGGGCCCGCAGCGCAGCGCGTTCCTGTCGTCGTTCTTCACGCTCGTCGGCACGCACGGGCTGCACGTCGCGATCGGCCTGCTGTGGATGGCCGTGCTCGCGTTCCAGGCGATGCGCCGCCCGACGCTGACCGAGCGCGACATCCGCCGCCTCACGTGCCTGAGCCTCTTCTGGCACTTCCTCGACATCGTCTGGATCTGCGTGTTTTCCTTTGTCTATCTCGCGAGCGTGATCTAA
- the cyoD gene encoding cytochrome o ubiquinol oxidase subunit IV, giving the protein MADMHLSHDGEAHGTVGGYVAGFILSVLLTAASFGLVLSGALSSHASLIALAVLAFVQIVVHLVYFLHMNGSSSQRWNVMAFSYTVLTAAILIVGTLWVMHNVGMNMMSR; this is encoded by the coding sequence ATGGCCGATATGCATCTTTCTCACGACGGCGAAGCGCACGGCACCGTCGGCGGTTACGTGGCCGGATTCATTCTGTCGGTGCTGCTGACGGCCGCGTCGTTCGGGCTCGTGCTGAGCGGCGCGCTGTCGTCGCACGCGTCGCTCATCGCGCTCGCGGTGCTTGCGTTCGTGCAGATCGTCGTGCACCTCGTCTACTTCCTGCACATGAACGGATCGTCCAGCCAGCGCTGGAACGTGATGGCGTTCAGCTACACGGTGCTGACGGCGGCGATCCTGATCGTCGGCACGCTTTGGGTGATGCACAACGTCGGCATGAACATGATGTCGCGTTGA
- the catC gene encoding muconolactone Delta-isomerase translates to MLFHVEMTVELPVDIDPVKAATLKAEEKEIAQRLQREGVWRHLWRVAGRYANVSIFDVESPAHLHDVLSQLPLFPYMRIDVRALCRHPSSIHDDDR, encoded by the coding sequence ATGCTGTTTCATGTGGAAATGACCGTCGAGCTGCCCGTCGACATCGATCCGGTCAAGGCCGCGACCCTGAAGGCCGAAGAAAAGGAGATCGCGCAGCGGCTGCAGCGCGAAGGCGTGTGGCGGCATCTGTGGCGCGTCGCGGGCCGCTACGCGAACGTCAGCATATTCGACGTCGAGAGCCCCGCGCATCTGCACGACGTGCTGAGCCAGTTGCCGCTCTTCCCGTACATGCGGATCGACGTGCGCGCGTTGTGCCGTCATCCGTCGTCGATCCACGACGACGACCGCTGA
- the catA gene encoding catechol 1,2-dioxygenase, whose protein sequence is MNKEAIDALLKTFDDAATKPGNPRVRAIVNRIVKDLCYTIEDFDVQPSEFWTALNYLNEAGKEFGLIAAGLGFERFLDVRMDEAEAKAGLQGGTPRTIEGPLYVAGAPESVGHARLDDGTDPGQTLVMRGRVLGEDGVPLANALVEVWHANHLGNYSYFDPSQPAFNLRRSIRTDAEGRYSFRSVLPVGYSVPPGSKTEQLLDQLGRHGHRPAHIHFFVSAAGHRKLTTQINIEGDPHIWDDFAFATREGLIPQVKQAEGAQGKPYGVDGPFALIDFDFTLTRDRADVPASEVERVRAQA, encoded by the coding sequence ATGAACAAGGAAGCCATCGACGCCCTGCTGAAGACGTTCGACGACGCCGCGACGAAACCCGGCAACCCGCGCGTGCGCGCGATCGTCAACCGGATCGTGAAGGACCTGTGCTACACGATCGAGGATTTCGACGTGCAGCCGAGCGAATTCTGGACCGCGCTCAACTACCTGAACGAGGCCGGCAAGGAGTTCGGCCTCATCGCGGCCGGACTCGGCTTCGAGCGCTTCCTCGACGTGCGGATGGACGAGGCCGAAGCGAAGGCGGGCCTGCAAGGCGGCACGCCGCGCACGATCGAAGGGCCACTGTACGTCGCGGGCGCGCCGGAATCGGTCGGGCATGCGCGCCTCGACGACGGCACCGATCCGGGCCAGACGCTCGTGATGCGCGGCCGCGTGCTCGGCGAGGACGGCGTGCCGCTTGCGAATGCGCTCGTCGAAGTCTGGCATGCGAACCATCTCGGCAATTATTCGTACTTCGATCCGTCGCAGCCCGCGTTCAACCTGCGCCGCTCGATCCGCACCGACGCCGAAGGCCGCTACAGCTTCCGCAGCGTGCTGCCCGTCGGCTACAGCGTGCCGCCCGGCAGCAAGACCGAGCAGTTGCTCGACCAGCTCGGCCGCCACGGCCACCGCCCCGCGCACATCCACTTCTTCGTGTCTGCCGCCGGCCATCGCAAGCTGACGACTCAGATCAACATCGAGGGCGATCCGCACATCTGGGACGACTTCGCGTTCGCGACGCGCGAAGGGCTGATTCCGCAGGTCAAGCAGGCGGAAGGCGCGCAAGGCAAGCCATATGGCGTCGACGGCCCGTTCGCGCTGATCGATTTCGATTTCACGCTGACGCGCGATCGCGCCGACGTGCCGGCGAGCGAAGTCGAGCGCGTGCGCGCGCAAGCCTGA
- a CDS encoding muconate/chloromuconate family cycloisomerase encodes MIATGITIDRIDTLLVDVPTIRPHKLSVATMNCQTLVLVRVRCSDGIEGVGEGTTIGGLAYGEESPESIKTNIDTYFAPLLQGADAARPGAAMARVRKLLQGNRFAKCALETALFDAHARRLGVPLSELFGGRTTDALDVAWTLASGDTARDIAEAEAMLEARRHRVFKLKIGARAVADDVAHVVAIKRALGERGDVRVDVNQAWTESEAVWAGARLADAGVSLVEQPIAAANRAGLKRLTALAHIPIMADEALHGPADAFALARDRAADVFAVKIAQSGGLQGAAAVAAIAAAAGIDLYGGTMLEGAAGTIASAQLFSTFGALEWGTELFGPLLLTEEILVEPLRYEDFKLHLPAAPGLGITFDWARIERMRRQAR; translated from the coding sequence ATGATAGCAACAGGCATCACGATCGACCGGATCGACACGCTGCTCGTCGACGTGCCGACGATTCGGCCGCACAAGCTGTCGGTCGCGACGATGAACTGCCAGACACTCGTGCTCGTTCGCGTTCGATGCTCGGACGGTATCGAAGGCGTCGGCGAAGGCACGACGATCGGCGGTCTCGCGTACGGCGAAGAAAGCCCCGAGAGCATCAAGACCAACATCGACACTTACTTCGCGCCGCTGCTGCAAGGCGCGGACGCGGCCCGCCCCGGCGCCGCGATGGCCCGCGTGCGCAAGCTGTTGCAGGGCAACCGCTTCGCGAAGTGCGCGCTCGAGACCGCGCTCTTCGACGCGCACGCGCGCCGGCTCGGCGTGCCGCTGTCCGAGCTGTTCGGCGGCAGGACGACCGATGCGCTCGACGTCGCGTGGACGCTCGCGAGCGGCGATACCGCGCGCGATATCGCGGAGGCCGAAGCGATGCTCGAAGCACGCCGTCATCGCGTGTTCAAGCTGAAGATCGGCGCGCGAGCGGTGGCCGACGACGTCGCGCACGTCGTCGCGATCAAGCGCGCGCTCGGCGAGCGCGGCGACGTGCGCGTCGACGTGAACCAGGCATGGACCGAAAGCGAGGCCGTGTGGGCCGGCGCGCGGCTCGCGGACGCGGGCGTGAGCCTGGTCGAGCAGCCGATCGCCGCAGCGAACCGCGCGGGCCTCAAACGCCTGACCGCGCTCGCGCACATTCCGATCATGGCCGACGAGGCGCTGCACGGCCCCGCCGACGCATTCGCGCTCGCGCGCGACCGCGCGGCCGACGTGTTCGCGGTGAAGATCGCGCAATCGGGCGGCCTGCAAGGCGCGGCCGCCGTCGCGGCGATCGCGGCCGCCGCCGGTATCGATCTGTACGGCGGCACGATGCTCGAGGGCGCGGCCGGCACGATCGCGTCCGCGCAACTGTTCAGCACGTTCGGCGCGCTCGAGTGGGGCACCGAGCTGTTCGGCCCGCTGCTGCTGACCGAGGAGATCCTCGTCGAGCCGCTGCGCTACGAGGATTTCAAGCTGCACCTGCCGGCCGCTCCCGGTCTCGGCATCACCTTCGACTGGGCCCGCATCGAGCGGATGCGACGCCAGGCCCGCTGA
- a CDS encoding LysR family transcriptional regulator, protein MELRQLRYFIAVAEEMNITRAAQRLHMTQPPLSRQLQLIEDEIGLPLFERGARPLKLTEAGRVLYAQARRVLEQADELAPLTRRLAQAAERIVIGFVPSTLYGALPDVIRAFREAAPAVELSLIEMFTLEQLGALKGGRIDIGFGRLRFDDDQLVREVLVEERLIAALPHGHPLAAPDVPLSLADVAGQTLIVYPSTPRPSFADQQLSALRDGGFAPAAVHEVRELQTALGLVAAQVGVSLVPESVEGVRVKGVVYRRLPEPVATSPIILSRRVHDESRATTLFCSLARELMTGR, encoded by the coding sequence ATGGAACTGCGTCAGCTCCGGTATTTCATCGCGGTGGCCGAGGAGATGAACATCACGCGCGCCGCGCAACGGCTGCACATGACGCAGCCGCCGTTGAGCCGCCAGCTTCAACTGATCGAGGACGAGATCGGCCTGCCGCTCTTCGAGCGCGGCGCGCGGCCGCTGAAGCTGACCGAAGCGGGGCGGGTGCTGTACGCGCAGGCGCGGCGCGTGCTCGAGCAGGCCGACGAGCTCGCGCCGCTCACGCGGCGGCTCGCGCAGGCGGCCGAGCGGATCGTGATCGGCTTCGTGCCGTCGACGCTGTACGGCGCGCTGCCCGACGTGATACGCGCGTTTCGCGAGGCGGCGCCCGCCGTCGAGCTGTCGCTGATCGAAATGTTCACGCTCGAGCAACTGGGCGCGCTGAAAGGCGGGCGCATCGACATCGGCTTCGGCCGGCTGCGCTTCGACGACGACCAACTCGTGCGCGAGGTGCTCGTCGAGGAGCGGCTGATCGCGGCGCTGCCGCACGGGCATCCGCTCGCCGCGCCCGACGTGCCGCTCTCGCTCGCGGACGTCGCCGGGCAGACGCTGATCGTCTATCCGAGCACGCCGCGGCCGAGCTTCGCCGATCAGCAACTGTCCGCGCTGCGCGACGGCGGGTTCGCGCCCGCGGCGGTGCACGAGGTGCGCGAGCTGCAGACGGCGCTCGGGCTCGTCGCCGCGCAGGTCGGCGTGTCGCTCGTGCCGGAGAGCGTCGAAGGGGTGAGAGTGAAGGGTGTCGTCTACCGGCGGTTGCCGGAGCCCGTCGCGACGTCGCCGATCATCCTGAGCCGGCGGGTGCACGACGAAAGCCGCGCGACCACGCTGTTCTGCTCGCTCGCGCGCGAGTTGATGACGGGCCGTTGA
- the andR gene encoding anthranilate 1,2-dioxygenase regulatory protein AndR, which yields MPPGRRTIFRMPALCARQTIMPPTPFDPLALREHRLFESRDLDETRERISRVMQPHALLPDGTRHGPSHMDFVRLGGLGIGTIAFGDAMRVRIDAVDDYHLLMFCLTGCAQVRTMGRAFDVDAHTGVLCAPGEPFDAHLSRDCEQFVLRIDAATLAAHAGDAAASLDPVIGVDDSALSAWMQQLKLVARSPELLASASANPRVAARLEQLLLDLLIDGHPPAAASARRADPAPGFVRRAQEFIGAQFAQPLQLADIAQAAGVPERTLRDGFLQFRGMSPMQYLRKLRLDRARELLRAAAPDRRIAEIALDCGFAHFGRFAIAYRERFGELPSATLADRRDA from the coding sequence ATGCCGCCCGGCCGACGAACGATATTCAGGATGCCGGCGCTTTGTGCGAGGCAGACGATCATGCCCCCGACCCCATTCGACCCGCTCGCGCTGCGCGAGCACCGGCTGTTCGAATCGCGCGATCTCGACGAGACGCGCGAGCGGATCTCGCGCGTGATGCAGCCGCACGCGCTGTTGCCGGACGGCACGCGGCACGGGCCGTCGCACATGGATTTCGTGCGGCTCGGCGGGCTCGGAATCGGAACCATCGCGTTCGGCGACGCGATGCGGGTGCGCATCGACGCGGTCGACGACTACCATCTGCTGATGTTTTGTCTGACGGGTTGCGCGCAGGTCCGCACGATGGGCCGCGCGTTCGACGTCGACGCGCACACGGGCGTGCTGTGCGCGCCCGGCGAGCCGTTCGACGCGCACCTGTCCCGCGATTGCGAGCAGTTCGTCCTCCGAATCGATGCGGCGACGCTCGCCGCGCACGCGGGCGACGCGGCGGCATCGCTCGATCCGGTGATCGGCGTCGACGATTCGGCGCTGAGCGCGTGGATGCAGCAACTGAAGCTCGTCGCGCGCTCGCCGGAGCTGCTCGCGAGCGCAAGCGCGAACCCGCGCGTCGCGGCGCGGCTCGAGCAGTTGCTGCTCGATCTGCTGATCGACGGCCATCCGCCCGCCGCGGCGAGCGCGCGGCGCGCCGATCCGGCGCCCGGCTTCGTGCGGCGCGCGCAGGAGTTCATCGGCGCGCAGTTCGCGCAGCCGCTGCAACTCGCGGACATCGCACAGGCGGCGGGCGTGCCCGAGCGCACGCTGCGCGACGGTTTCCTTCAGTTTCGCGGGATGAGCCCGATGCAATACCTGCGCAAGCTGCGCCTCGACCGCGCCCGCGAGCTGCTGCGCGCGGCGGCGCCCGACCGCCGGATCGCCGAAATCGCGCTCGACTGCGGTTTCGCGCACTTCGGCCGCTTCGCGATCGCCTATCGCGAGCGGTTCGGCGAACTGCCGTCCGCGACGCTCGCCGACCGGCGCGACGCCTGA